In Bremerella alba, one DNA window encodes the following:
- a CDS encoding tellurite resistance TerB family protein, giving the protein MGLLDSLFGGMEGSSKLTPQESFAGILMGASGCDGHIAEEEVDGLVTCLVRMKLFQRYDGRQYGKTLNKLHGFMKKKGVESLIDSCTETLPKELAKAAFANACDIVLADGVVEPDEKAFIDRLREKLQIDSKTAKTIAEVMVIKNKG; this is encoded by the coding sequence ATGGGATTACTTGATTCATTATTTGGAGGAATGGAAGGTTCCTCGAAACTGACTCCACAAGAATCGTTCGCCGGTATCCTCATGGGGGCCAGCGGATGCGACGGGCACATCGCCGAAGAAGAAGTGGATGGGCTGGTCACGTGCCTGGTAAGGATGAAACTGTTCCAGCGATACGATGGCCGGCAGTATGGAAAAACTTTGAATAAGCTGCACGGATTCATGAAAAAGAAAGGGGTCGAATCCCTCATCGATTCCTGTACAGAAACACTACCCAAGGAACTCGCCAAAGCAGCGTTCGCCAATGCGTGCGATATCGTGCTGGCCGATGGGGTTGTCGAACCAGACGAAAAGGCCTTCATCGATCGACTGCGCGAGAAACTGCAGATCGATAGTAAAACGGCCAAGACGATCGCTGAAGTGATGGTCATTAAAAATAAAGGGTAG
- a CDS encoding tellurite resistance TerB family protein → MSLFDDVLDDSSFAPEQFGPQEGFAGTLLAASACDGHIADEEVGSLVTTLTRMKMYQHVPPHKFNSMMDRLMGVLKRGGPEKLIDSSVPVIPPELRETAFANACDIVLADGIVEPDEKEFIDSLMIKLEMDKTRAKTIVQVMIFKNQG, encoded by the coding sequence ATGTCACTATTCGATGATGTATTAGACGACTCGTCATTTGCCCCGGAACAATTCGGACCGCAAGAAGGATTCGCAGGCACACTCCTTGCCGCTTCCGCATGCGATGGCCATATCGCCGATGAAGAAGTAGGGTCGTTGGTCACGACGTTGACCCGAATGAAGATGTACCAGCACGTGCCGCCACACAAATTTAATTCGATGATGGATCGCCTGATGGGCGTTCTCAAACGTGGTGGCCCTGAAAAACTGATCGATTCCTCGGTGCCAGTTATTCCTCCGGAACTCCGCGAAACGGCCTTCGCCAATGCGTGCGATATTGTGCTGGCCGATGGAATTGTCGAGCCGGATGAAAAGGAATTTATCGATAGCCTGATGATTAAGCTCGAAATGGACAAAACTCGAGCCAAGACCATCGTGCAGGTCATGATCTTTAAGAACCAGGGCTAA
- a CDS encoding YciI family protein, which produces MKYILLMYHTEGVFTQQELPKKMQYSIGLCEDLVAQGKFVGASPLQAISTATSLSAKSGRTEVRDGPFAETKEQLGGYVIVDVPNLDEAIAIAEKFPAAKRGTVEIRPLFPLQGIPVA; this is translated from the coding sequence ATGAAATACATCCTTCTCATGTACCACACCGAAGGCGTCTTTACCCAGCAAGAGTTGCCCAAGAAGATGCAATACTCGATCGGGCTATGCGAAGATTTGGTCGCGCAAGGGAAGTTCGTCGGTGCTTCGCCGTTGCAGGCAATCAGCACGGCGACCAGCCTTAGTGCCAAATCAGGGCGAACCGAAGTTCGCGATGGGCCGTTTGCCGAAACGAAGGAACAGCTCGGGGGTTACGTGATTGTTGACGTGCCGAACCTGGACGAGGCGATCGCCATTGCCGAAAAATTTCCGGCCGCTAAACGAGGTACGGTCGAGATCCGACCGTTGTTTCCCTTGCAGGGTATTCCGGTCGCATAA
- a CDS encoding sulfatase family protein, producing the protein MKSLLPAWAGLLLACVLTSFASAETKNPNIIVIMADDLGYGDIGCYGAKAVPTPQIDALANDGLKFTSGYCSTSTCTPTRFAFLTGMYAFRQNGTGIAPPNATSIIKPGTTTMPDVLQQAGYKTAVVGKWHLGLGAGDGPDWNGDLKPGPLELGFDYCFLLPTTNDRVPSVYVENHRVRDLDPNDPLWVGRTNPNDQPTGVTARDTLKLDWSHGHNNTIHNGIGRIGFFSGGNEARWRDEDLADEWVKKSNEWIRANKDEPFFLFFSSHDLHVPRMPHERFQGKTSLGLRGDAIVQLDWCVGELVKTLDQLNLTDNTMIVFCSDNGPVLDDGYKDGAVEKLGDHQPAGPYRGGKYTPFEGGCRTPFIVKWPAVVKPGQTSDKMITTTDLGATFAEIVGQKVPAGALPDSEPLEATLLGEASAKGRDYVVEESPRGIGLRKGDWKLVRLGKNKNQSYSLYDLSQDAGEANNVAKQNPEKLAEMKQLLAKIEAGK; encoded by the coding sequence ATGAAGTCTCTGCTGCCTGCTTGGGCCGGATTGTTGCTGGCTTGCGTACTCACGTCGTTTGCCTCGGCCGAAACCAAGAATCCCAACATCATCGTCATCATGGCCGATGACCTCGGCTATGGTGACATCGGTTGTTACGGTGCCAAGGCGGTCCCTACGCCCCAAATCGATGCGTTAGCAAACGACGGCTTGAAATTCACCAGTGGCTACTGTTCGACTTCGACCTGTACACCAACACGGTTCGCATTTTTGACCGGCATGTATGCGTTCCGCCAGAACGGCACCGGTATCGCGCCACCCAACGCAACCTCGATTATCAAGCCTGGTACCACGACGATGCCCGATGTCCTTCAACAGGCCGGCTACAAAACGGCGGTCGTAGGTAAGTGGCACCTAGGCTTAGGTGCAGGGGATGGTCCGGATTGGAATGGTGATTTGAAGCCAGGTCCGCTGGAACTGGGCTTCGACTACTGCTTCCTGCTGCCCACCACCAACGACCGCGTACCAAGCGTGTACGTCGAAAACCATCGCGTGCGTGATCTCGACCCCAACGATCCATTGTGGGTTGGTCGCACCAATCCCAATGACCAGCCTACCGGAGTGACCGCCCGCGACACGCTGAAACTCGACTGGAGCCACGGACACAACAACACCATCCACAACGGCATTGGCCGAATCGGTTTCTTCAGTGGCGGCAACGAGGCCCGTTGGCGCGATGAAGATCTGGCCGACGAGTGGGTCAAGAAGTCGAACGAGTGGATCCGCGCGAACAAGGACGAACCATTCTTCTTGTTCTTCTCGTCACACGACCTGCACGTGCCGCGCATGCCGCACGAACGTTTCCAGGGTAAGACCTCCCTCGGACTACGCGGAGATGCCATCGTGCAGCTTGACTGGTGTGTGGGCGAACTAGTGAAAACGCTCGACCAGTTAAACCTGACCGACAACACCATGATCGTCTTCTGCAGCGACAACGGCCCTGTGCTCGACGACGGTTACAAAGATGGAGCCGTCGAAAAGCTTGGCGACCATCAGCCGGCAGGTCCTTATCGCGGTGGCAAGTACACGCCGTTTGAAGGTGGTTGCCGCACGCCGTTTATCGTCAAATGGCCAGCCGTGGTGAAGCCAGGGCAAACCTCTGACAAGATGATCACCACAACCGACCTGGGTGCCACCTTCGCCGAGATCGTCGGTCAGAAAGTCCCTGCCGGGGCATTGCCCGATAGCGAGCCCCTGGAAGCCACGCTGCTAGGCGAAGCGAGCGCTAAGGGACGCGACTACGTGGTCGAAGAATCTCCCCGCGGCATTGGGCTGCGAAAGGGAGACTGGAAACTGGTTCGCCTAGGCAAGAACAAGAACCAGAGCTACTCGCTGTACGATCTTTCCCAAGATGCAGGCGAAGCAAACAACGTCGCCAAGCAAAACCCAGAGAAGTTGGCCGAGATGAAGCAGCTGCTGGCTAAGATTGAAGCTGGCAAGTAA
- a CDS encoding sulfatase/phosphatase domain-containing protein, with protein MELYDLKQDPDQMNNVANHPKYEQVQAELIARLMQELKASGDPRLVDDGKFFETPPMAGPLPGGGPKPNRKR; from the coding sequence GTGGAACTGTACGACCTGAAGCAGGACCCGGATCAGATGAACAACGTCGCCAACCATCCGAAGTACGAGCAGGTCCAAGCTGAACTGATCGCTCGGTTGATGCAAGAGCTGAAGGCCAGCGGCGATCCTCGCCTAGTGGACGACGGCAAGTTCTTCGAGACGCCCCCCATGGCCGGTCCACTGCCAGGCGGCGGGCCGAAGCCGAATCGGAAGCGTTGA
- a CDS encoding sulfatase family protein — translation MIRRSLLLALTATCLTIFTNLLHAEETKRPNILFAFADDWGKQAGIYGQLEPGGMNDVVKTPHFDALAKRGVLFKNAFVNAPSCTPCRSSLLSGQYFWRTGRGAILRGAVWDPTIPSYPLLLKDGGYHIGETYKVWSPGTPVDAPYGSGKYGYQKAGRSFNQFSQRATSLMSQGKSAEEAKDELYQQVRGNFADFMKDRPEGQPFCYWFGPTNVHRKWIAGSGKKLWGINPDELKGKMPAYLPDEPVVRQDLADYLGEVQAFDAALGILIEQLKEAGELDNTLIVVSGDHGPPGFPQGKCNLYDFGTHVALAVAGPGVSGGRVVDDFTILPDLAPTFLEAGRQEVPEVMTAKSLWPVLTSDQEGLVDPSRTAAFTGRERHVEMAREGNLPYPMRGIQTAEYQLIINFKPDRWPMGAPYNLDSDNPLTKDELVNKTFVTFPDDDAGPTKAFMVMHRADPEVKPIFER, via the coding sequence ATGATACGACGCTCCCTATTGCTTGCGCTGACGGCTACCTGCCTGACGATCTTTACCAACCTGCTTCACGCGGAGGAAACTAAACGCCCGAATATCTTGTTTGCTTTTGCCGATGACTGGGGAAAACAGGCCGGCATCTATGGCCAGCTTGAGCCAGGCGGTATGAACGACGTGGTGAAAACGCCCCACTTCGATGCGTTGGCCAAGCGGGGCGTTCTGTTTAAGAACGCGTTCGTGAACGCTCCTTCGTGCACGCCATGCCGCAGTTCGCTGCTTTCCGGACAATACTTCTGGCGAACGGGCCGCGGGGCCATTCTTCGCGGTGCGGTTTGGGATCCGACGATCCCCAGCTACCCGCTTCTGCTTAAGGACGGAGGTTACCACATTGGCGAAACTTACAAGGTTTGGAGTCCCGGTACGCCAGTCGATGCGCCCTACGGCAGCGGTAAGTATGGCTATCAAAAAGCAGGCAGATCGTTCAATCAGTTCTCGCAGCGTGCGACCTCGTTGATGTCGCAAGGCAAGTCGGCCGAGGAAGCGAAGGACGAACTCTATCAGCAGGTTCGTGGTAACTTCGCCGACTTCATGAAAGATCGCCCCGAGGGGCAGCCGTTTTGCTATTGGTTTGGTCCAACCAACGTTCACCGCAAATGGATTGCCGGCAGCGGTAAGAAGCTGTGGGGAATCAACCCAGACGAATTGAAGGGGAAGATGCCGGCGTATCTGCCGGACGAGCCGGTCGTCCGGCAGGACCTAGCCGACTATCTGGGTGAGGTTCAGGCCTTTGATGCGGCGTTGGGGATTCTCATTGAGCAACTCAAAGAAGCGGGCGAACTCGACAACACGCTGATTGTCGTCAGTGGTGACCACGGTCCGCCGGGTTTCCCTCAGGGTAAGTGCAACCTGTACGACTTCGGCACGCACGTCGCCTTGGCGGTAGCCGGGCCAGGCGTAAGTGGTGGCCGCGTGGTCGATGACTTCACGATTCTGCCTGACTTGGCCCCAACGTTTTTGGAAGCCGGTAGGCAGGAGGTTCCCGAGGTGATGACCGCCAAGAGCTTGTGGCCAGTGCTAACGTCGGACCAAGAGGGGCTGGTCGATCCCTCGCGCACGGCCGCATTCACGGGTCGCGAACGCCACGTCGAGATGGCTCGTGAAGGTAATCTGCCCTACCCGATGCGAGGCATTCAAACGGCCGAGTATCAGTTGATCATCAACTTCAAGCCAGACCGCTGGCCAATGGGGGCACCTTATAATCTGGACAGCGATAATCCGCTGACCAAGGACGAGCTAGTCAACAAGACGTTCGTCACCTTTCCCGATGACGACGCCGGTCCTACCAAGGCTTTCATGGTCATGCATCGCGCCGATCCTGAAGTGAAACCGATCTTTGAGCGATGA
- a CDS encoding flavin-containing monooxygenase has protein sequence MTSQHDFRVLVIGAGPSGLVALKNLRQLGIDAVAVDRNLGIGGNWDIRSPHSSVYQSTHLISSKAMTQFVDFPMPEEYPEYPSHHEVLAYLHFYAERFELGRFVRKKTSIVSLKKGVADWQVELQAADSPEKTRESFSAIVIANGHHAQPMMPKIAGQFTGETLHAHSYKHHRQLEGKRVLVVGAGNSGCDIAVEAAIHGQSAAISMRRGYHFFPKFIRGKPADVVGDRVRRWPIPRSWQRRLSQLVVDWTLGRPHRYGLPSPEHGLFDAHPIINSQLPYYAGHGKLKVFPDVRSLDGQSIEFIDSRREEFDLVVFATGYQLVFPFIEDDLLNFHNGIPKLYLHAFHPTDDTLFVAGMIQPNSGQWPLTDLQTQIIARFLKAKQEGHKTAQWFCNQKQTGGIGLGSRDHFLATARHRLEVDYFDYRKTLTKIVRQFDRS, from the coding sequence ATGACCTCGCAACATGACTTTCGTGTTCTCGTAATCGGGGCGGGCCCTTCTGGTCTCGTTGCTCTTAAAAACCTGCGTCAGCTCGGAATTGACGCGGTTGCGGTTGACCGCAATTTGGGTATCGGAGGCAATTGGGATATCCGTTCGCCCCATAGCAGCGTCTACCAGTCGACTCATTTGATCTCATCGAAAGCAATGACGCAGTTCGTCGACTTTCCGATGCCGGAGGAGTACCCCGAGTATCCCAGCCATCACGAAGTGCTGGCATACTTACACTTTTACGCAGAACGCTTTGAGTTGGGTCGCTTCGTTCGCAAAAAAACTTCGATTGTTTCCCTTAAAAAGGGAGTCGCAGACTGGCAGGTTGAGCTTCAAGCAGCCGATTCTCCCGAAAAAACTAGGGAATCGTTTAGCGCAATCGTCATTGCTAATGGCCACCACGCTCAGCCAATGATGCCAAAAATTGCCGGTCAATTTACCGGTGAGACGCTTCACGCCCACAGTTACAAGCATCATCGCCAGCTTGAGGGGAAACGAGTGCTTGTTGTCGGAGCGGGAAACAGTGGTTGCGATATTGCGGTCGAGGCTGCGATTCATGGCCAATCCGCGGCCATAAGCATGCGGCGTGGTTACCACTTCTTTCCGAAGTTCATCCGCGGAAAGCCTGCCGATGTAGTTGGAGACCGCGTTCGCCGCTGGCCGATTCCGCGATCGTGGCAGCGAAGGCTGTCGCAACTGGTGGTCGACTGGACACTCGGTCGACCGCATCGGTACGGGTTGCCCAGCCCAGAGCATGGGTTGTTTGATGCCCACCCGATTATCAATTCCCAGCTTCCTTATTATGCGGGGCACGGGAAGTTAAAGGTCTTTCCAGATGTTCGTTCGTTGGACGGTCAGTCGATCGAGTTTATTGACAGTCGTCGCGAAGAGTTCGATCTGGTGGTGTTCGCGACCGGATATCAGTTGGTCTTCCCATTTATCGAGGACGACTTGCTTAACTTTCACAACGGCATCCCTAAGCTTTATTTGCACGCTTTTCATCCGACCGACGACACACTTTTTGTTGCCGGCATGATTCAGCCCAATAGCGGTCAGTGGCCGTTGACCGATCTGCAAACGCAGATCATCGCTCGCTTTCTCAAAGCGAAGCAGGAGGGGCACAAGACGGCTCAGTGGTTTTGCAACCAGAAGCAGACCGGCGGCATCGGCTTAGGTTCACGCGATCACTTCCTGGCGACGGCCCGGCATCGCTTGGAGGTCGATTATTTCGACTACCGCAAAACGCTTACCAAGATCGTGCGTCAGTTTGACCGGTCGTAG
- a CDS encoding glycosyltransferase, with amino-acid sequence MLKVSIVIPSVDNAHRLETTLISLLENRPSECEIVVPHSGYYEDPYNIADEVRLIEVPAARNEIELTAVAWSMCKAPIVHTLAAGATVEPGWLENALACFQRPEVMAVAPQSHYRDASEPVQGVFADDFGLRAAATAATMQAPMLQASFYRYSLLAAVGGFSTRMEQYADLDIGLWIAEAGGACEVATGSHVHMNELNDLGRVTADRIRLAKTLQLRHQEWFAARGTSSGKLGWLSRSVGSGSLTTMMSALTAKADAKAALHRLPDLDDVRAVVEGRDQTFRFDPRNDHPGPKLHRQVA; translated from the coding sequence GTGCTGAAAGTCTCGATCGTCATTCCGAGTGTTGACAACGCTCACCGACTGGAAACGACTTTAATCTCGCTGCTGGAGAATCGTCCCAGCGAGTGCGAGATTGTCGTACCTCATTCTGGTTACTACGAAGACCCCTACAACATTGCCGATGAAGTCCGTTTGATCGAAGTTCCTGCGGCTCGCAACGAAATCGAACTGACGGCGGTGGCCTGGTCGATGTGCAAGGCACCTATCGTGCATACGTTGGCCGCTGGGGCGACCGTGGAACCAGGCTGGTTGGAAAATGCATTAGCGTGTTTCCAGCGACCAGAAGTGATGGCGGTGGCCCCGCAGTCGCACTATCGCGACGCTAGCGAGCCGGTGCAAGGTGTTTTCGCCGATGACTTCGGTCTGCGTGCTGCGGCCACAGCAGCTACCATGCAAGCACCCATGTTGCAGGCAAGCTTCTATCGCTATTCACTGCTAGCAGCGGTGGGTGGATTCAGTACGCGAATGGAGCAGTATGCCGACCTGGATATCGGTCTTTGGATTGCTGAAGCAGGCGGTGCTTGCGAAGTGGCGACCGGATCGCATGTACATATGAACGAGCTTAACGATCTGGGACGCGTGACGGCAGATCGGATTCGCCTAGCGAAGACGCTTCAGTTGCGGCATCAAGAGTGGTTCGCGGCTCGCGGCACATCTAGTGGAAAGTTGGGTTGGCTCTCGCGTAGCGTGGGAAGTGGTTCGCTAACGACGATGATGTCTGCCTTGACCGCGAAAGCCGACGCCAAGGCCGCTCTGCATCGCTTGCCAGATCTGGACGATGTGCGGGCCGTGGTCGAAGGTCGGGATCAGACGTTCCGTTTCGATCCGCGAAATGATCATCCTGGTCCAAAATTGCATCGCCAAGTGGCTTAA
- a CDS encoding carboxypeptidase-like regulatory domain-containing protein → MSSPTSHRRVLQLGLWVCGLLVWAGCSSNGLPSDAAAVDGTVTIDGAVVDDAVVTFRSDSGFAAVGKTNKEGRYSLSSASIPGGTQPGHFQVTVVKREPLTEAPLTEEDPNYNPNQGRTRPSSRKHLLPEKYSRPTTSDLTADIEAGNNTVDFELTQ, encoded by the coding sequence ATGAGTTCTCCAACGAGCCATCGTCGGGTTTTGCAATTGGGGCTTTGGGTTTGCGGTCTCTTGGTGTGGGCCGGATGTTCTTCCAACGGGCTTCCCAGCGATGCCGCAGCGGTGGATGGCACGGTGACGATTGACGGCGCCGTAGTGGACGATGCAGTGGTGACGTTTCGTTCCGATTCAGGTTTCGCAGCCGTTGGCAAGACGAACAAAGAAGGCAGATATAGCCTAAGCTCGGCGAGTATTCCCGGAGGAACGCAGCCGGGGCATTTCCAGGTAACCGTCGTCAAACGAGAGCCGCTGACCGAAGCACCTCTCACCGAGGAAGACCCGAATTACAATCCCAATCAGGGAAGAACTCGGCCAAGTTCACGAAAGCATCTTCTGCCGGAAAAGTATAGTCGACCCACGACCAGTGACCTGACAGCCGATATCGAGGCGGGAAACAATACGGTTGACTTCGAGCTGACTCAGTAA
- a CDS encoding DUF1559 domain-containing protein encodes MLRPIHILSDRANSRPQTSCSSRQTGFTLVELLVVIAIIGVLIALLLPAVQQAREAARRMQCSNNMKQLGLALHNYHDTFGSFVPRATGTTSGSTQNNGRLNGLIPLLPFIEQNAMFDQIAAGNGTKPPYGGNTWEAWGPWDVCPEMYRCPSDNYSGSLKNHFNYRFSLGDSMGSTLNATSVRGMFAKRDGTSFRDITDGTSNTIAMSERKVNEYNLGERSGQIRVTEGVVTGVSDLTTSPINCLAEASGRFYLDASAVKGRGGWWFADGQAERAGFMTVLPPNSPSCVEGNNGSGDSTTSLIAPTSNHPGGVLTLHADGSTHFVPETIDTGDLSLAERSSGLSPYGVWGALGSKAGGEVPSGS; translated from the coding sequence ATGCTACGACCGATTCACATTCTAAGTGACCGGGCGAACAGCCGCCCACAAACCAGTTGTTCTTCCCGCCAGACGGGTTTTACCCTGGTGGAACTGCTAGTCGTCATTGCCATCATAGGGGTTTTGATTGCCCTGCTGCTTCCTGCTGTGCAACAGGCTCGCGAGGCGGCTCGGCGCATGCAATGTTCCAATAACATGAAGCAGTTAGGACTGGCGCTACATAACTATCACGACACATTCGGTAGCTTCGTTCCCCGAGCAACGGGAACTACCAGCGGTTCGACTCAGAACAATGGCCGCTTGAACGGTTTGATCCCGCTCCTTCCTTTTATCGAACAGAACGCGATGTTCGATCAGATTGCAGCAGGCAACGGTACGAAGCCTCCGTATGGCGGTAATACGTGGGAGGCTTGGGGCCCCTGGGATGTGTGTCCGGAAATGTATCGTTGCCCTTCCGACAATTACAGTGGCTCGCTCAAGAACCATTTCAACTATCGATTCAGCTTAGGCGACTCGATGGGAAGCACGTTGAATGCGACGAGTGTCCGAGGTATGTTCGCCAAACGCGATGGAACCTCGTTCCGCGACATTACCGACGGAACGAGTAACACGATTGCCATGAGCGAACGCAAGGTAAATGAATACAACTTGGGAGAACGTTCCGGCCAGATCCGCGTCACTGAAGGGGTTGTTACCGGGGTAAGTGATTTAACGACCAGTCCCATCAACTGCCTAGCCGAAGCAAGCGGTCGCTTCTATCTCGATGCAAGTGCCGTGAAAGGACGTGGTGGATGGTGGTTCGCCGATGGTCAGGCCGAGCGAGCCGGTTTTATGACCGTGCTTCCCCCCAATTCCCCCAGCTGTGTCGAAGGCAACAACGGCAGTGGCGATAGCACCACCTCGCTGATCGCTCCCACGAGTAATCACCCTGGTGGCGTGTTGACTCTGCACGCTGATGGATCGACCCACTTCGTCCCAGAAACGATCGATACGGGTGACCTGAGTTTGGCGGAACGTTCTAGCGGGCTTAGCCCCTACGGCGTGTGGGGCGCGTTGGGCAGTAAAGCCGGCGGCGAAGTGCCCAGTGGTTCGTAG
- the pepT gene encoding peptidase T — protein sequence MSRERLLERFLKYVQIDTTAGQPGGKYPSSDGQLVLGKVLADELIKMGVVDATQDEHGLVYGTVQGTVMGCPVVALNSHVDTSPETTGANVKPQVIEKYAGGDIPLPGDPSKVITVRENPELKDLHDCTLVTSDGTTLLGGDDKAGIAVIMEVAQRILEGKGPDIGTLKILFTCDEEIGHGVDHVDFQKLGADVCYTLDGPGANELNEETFSADLATVIVKGVNIHPSIAKGRMVNAVRAAAALVAKLPTDRLSPETTDERDGFIHPYIVEGGVEETTVQCILRSFETDGLESQAQLIRDLAKQVEGEFPGCEISVVVTAQYRNLRDGLEKEPRAVPIAENAHSALGRPCHKRVIRGGTDGSRLTEMGLPTPNLSTGQHNPHSPLEWACLDEMEQAVELVLKMLELWAGEAKTF from the coding sequence ATGAGCCGCGAACGTTTACTCGAACGATTTCTCAAATACGTCCAAATCGACACCACCGCTGGCCAGCCTGGCGGCAAGTACCCCAGTAGCGATGGGCAGCTGGTGCTGGGCAAAGTGTTGGCCGACGAGCTAATCAAGATGGGGGTCGTCGATGCGACGCAGGACGAGCACGGGCTAGTTTACGGGACGGTTCAAGGGACCGTGATGGGATGCCCGGTGGTGGCCCTGAATTCGCATGTTGATACTTCGCCGGAAACCACCGGGGCAAACGTCAAACCGCAAGTGATCGAAAAGTACGCCGGCGGAGATATCCCTTTGCCGGGCGACCCGTCGAAGGTGATCACCGTTCGCGAAAATCCCGAGTTAAAAGACTTACATGACTGCACGTTAGTCACATCGGACGGCACAACGCTTCTCGGGGGTGACGATAAGGCGGGCATCGCAGTTATCATGGAGGTCGCTCAGCGGATTTTGGAAGGGAAGGGGCCTGATATTGGGACCCTCAAGATTCTGTTTACCTGCGATGAAGAAATCGGCCATGGAGTCGATCACGTCGACTTTCAGAAACTGGGCGCGGACGTGTGCTACACCTTGGATGGCCCCGGTGCGAATGAGCTGAATGAAGAAACGTTTTCGGCCGATCTAGCCACCGTCATCGTGAAGGGGGTGAACATTCATCCCTCGATCGCGAAAGGACGCATGGTCAATGCGGTACGCGCTGCGGCCGCATTAGTCGCGAAGTTGCCGACCGATCGGCTTTCGCCAGAAACCACCGACGAGCGAGACGGATTTATCCATCCTTACATTGTCGAGGGAGGCGTCGAAGAGACGACCGTTCAGTGCATACTGCGAAGCTTCGAGACAGACGGACTCGAATCGCAGGCCCAGTTAATCCGAGACTTGGCCAAACAGGTCGAAGGTGAGTTTCCGGGCTGTGAGATCAGCGTGGTTGTCACAGCCCAGTATCGCAATTTGCGAGACGGTCTGGAAAAGGAACCCCGCGCCGTGCCGATCGCAGAAAACGCGCATAGTGCGCTCGGACGCCCTTGCCACAAACGCGTCATCCGAGGGGGCACCGATGGTTCGCGGCTGACCGAGATGGGTTTGCCGACCCCCAATCTATCGACCGGGCAACACAATCCCCACTCGCCGCTGGAATGGGCCTGCCTGGACGAAATGGAGCAAGCTGTCGAGTTGGTACTGAAGATGTTAGAGCTTTGGGCGGGTGAAGCCAAAACGTTTTGA
- a CDS encoding 3'-5' exonuclease — protein sequence MAETAVRYLVFDVESVADGNLVSQLKYPGEGLSPEEAVNRFRAQLMEEKGSDFIPYTYQMPVSVAIAKLDIELNLIDQVVLDAPKFRPSVITDHFWRGWKAYRRPTFVTFNGRAFDIPLMELAAFRFGLSVPDWFNLNAKNFEQSRYRYNNDSHFDLYDVLTNYGASRFTGGLNLAANLLGKPGKMEIEGHMVQDLYHEGKLDEINEYCRCDVLDTYFVFLRCCVMLGKVTLDREQELIQQTKTWLEARTTETPIYQTYLEGWGDWENPWEANSAE from the coding sequence ATGGCGGAAACGGCCGTTCGATATTTGGTGTTCGATGTGGAATCGGTCGCCGACGGCAACCTCGTTTCGCAGCTGAAATATCCCGGCGAGGGTCTCTCGCCTGAGGAAGCCGTCAATCGTTTCCGCGCGCAGCTTATGGAAGAAAAGGGAAGCGACTTCATTCCCTACACCTACCAAATGCCCGTTTCGGTGGCGATCGCCAAGTTAGACATCGAACTGAACCTGATCGATCAGGTAGTGCTCGACGCCCCCAAGTTTCGCCCGTCGGTCATCACCGATCACTTCTGGCGTGGTTGGAAAGCCTACCGCCGCCCTACATTCGTGACCTTCAACGGACGTGCATTCGATATTCCGTTGATGGAGTTGGCCGCATTTCGGTTCGGATTGAGCGTGCCTGATTGGTTTAACCTGAATGCCAAGAACTTCGAGCAGTCGCGTTACCGCTACAACAACGATTCCCATTTCGATCTCTACGACGTGCTCACCAACTATGGGGCGAGCCGTTTCACCGGTGGGTTAAACTTGGCGGCAAACCTCTTGGGCAAGCCAGGGAAGATGGAAATCGAAGGGCATATGGTGCAAGACTTGTATCACGAGGGGAAGCTCGACGAGATTAACGAGTATTGTCGCTGCGATGTGCTCGACACCTACTTCGTCTTCCTGCGTTGCTGTGTGATGCTCGGGAAGGTCACGCTCGATCGCGAGCAGGAACTGATCCAACAAACCAAGACCTGGCTCGAAGCACGTACCACCGAAACGCCCATCTACCAAACCTACTTAGAAGGCTGGGGCGACTGGGAAAATCCCTGGGAAGCAAACTCCGCAGAGTAA